One genomic window of Halanaerobium saccharolyticum subsp. saccharolyticum DSM 6643 includes the following:
- the nikC gene encoding nickel transporter permease, with product MSDIKKKNIMKKNTNPWFEAWRRLLKSKIGIAGLGIIIFLILVAIFAPVLAPYDPFKQNIITRYKAPSAEHLLGTDEMGRDILSRIIYGSRISIQVGLVSVAFALVFGVSFGLLAGYYGGKLDMVIMRFMDIMLAFPSILLAIGIVAILGPQLKNAMLAIGIINVPRFARIVRSSVLSIKESEYISAARALGAGDFRIIFKHLLPNAMAPLIVQTTLSIATAILEAAALSFLGLGAQPPSPEWGAMLSDARASLQRAPWVATFPGLAIIFGVLGFNLLGDGLRDALDPKMKNV from the coding sequence ATGTCAGATATTAAAAAGAAGAATATAATGAAAAAAAATACAAATCCCTGGTTTGAAGCCTGGCGTAGATTATTAAAAAGCAAAATTGGTATTGCCGGTTTAGGAATTATTATATTTTTAATATTGGTAGCAATATTTGCACCAGTCTTAGCACCTTATGATCCATTTAAACAAAATATTATAACAAGATATAAGGCACCATCAGCAGAACACTTATTAGGTACAGATGAAATGGGCAGGGATATATTAAGTAGAATAATTTATGGATCAAGAATTTCAATTCAGGTCGGTTTAGTTTCAGTAGCTTTTGCTTTGGTATTTGGAGTGAGTTTTGGACTTTTGGCCGGTTATTATGGTGGTAAACTTGACATGGTGATTATGCGTTTTATGGACATTATGCTTGCTTTTCCAAGTATATTATTGGCGATAGGTATAGTGGCCATTTTAGGACCGCAGTTGAAAAATGCTATGTTGGCAATCGGGATTATAAATGTTCCACGTTTTGCCAGGATTGTAAGATCATCAGTTTTATCAATTAAAGAAAGTGAATACATTAGTGCGGCTAGAGCTCTAGGTGCTGGAGATTTCAGAATAATCTTTAAGCATTTATTGCCGAATGCGATGGCACCTTTAATTGTTCAGACTACTTTAAGTATTGCAACTGCTATTTTAGAAGCTGCAGCTTTAAGTTTCTTAGGCTTGGGGGCTCAGCCACCTTCTCCAGAATGGGGAGCAATGTTGAGTGATGCTAGAGCTTCTCTTCAAAGAGCTCCTTGGGTTGCAACTTTCCCTGGCTTAGCTATCATTTTTGGTGTTTTAGGATTTAATCTTTTAGGTGATGGTTTAAGAGATGCACTTGATCCTAAGATGAAAAATGTTTAA
- a CDS encoding ABC transporter permease yields the protein MFNYIIKRLLALIPILIGVAVIVFLIVHLIPGDPAQTMLGERASDEALAKLREDMGLNDPLPVQFWRYVKDLLRGDLGRSIMSNNPVSQELSQRFPATLELSFFAIVFAVFVGVPAGIFASINQNSWFDNLSMLIALMGVSMPIFWLGLMFIWLFAVELGWFPPSSRIGVGLEFIPMTNLYVIDSIIQLNFTALKDVLHHLFLPAVALGTIPMAIIARMTRSSMLEVLKKDYIRTAYAKGLKRKMVIFKHALKNAMVPIITVVGLQFGVLLGGAVMTETIFSWPGLGKYLVDAIYARDFPIVQGGILFFAGVFVIVNLIVDLSYALVDPRIQYE from the coding sequence ATGTTTAATTATATAATAAAAAGATTACTTGCCTTGATCCCTATTTTAATTGGAGTAGCAGTTATAGTTTTTTTGATTGTTCATTTGATTCCAGGTGATCCTGCTCAAACAATGCTGGGTGAAAGAGCAAGTGACGAAGCGTTAGCGAAATTGAGAGAAGACATGGGACTTAATGATCCACTCCCAGTACAGTTTTGGCGTTATGTAAAAGACCTTTTAAGAGGTGATTTGGGTCGTTCAATAATGAGTAATAACCCTGTTAGTCAAGAGTTATCGCAGCGATTCCCCGCCACCTTAGAGCTGTCATTTTTTGCAATAGTTTTTGCGGTGTTTGTTGGTGTTCCGGCAGGTATTTTTGCTTCAATTAATCAGAACTCCTGGTTTGATAATTTAAGTATGTTAATAGCTTTAATGGGAGTTTCAATGCCTATTTTTTGGTTGGGCTTAATGTTTATCTGGCTTTTTGCAGTAGAATTAGGTTGGTTTCCACCATCATCAAGAATAGGTGTTGGTCTCGAATTTATTCCTATGACTAATCTTTATGTTATAGATAGTATTATTCAGTTAAACTTTACTGCCTTAAAAGATGTTTTACATCATCTTTTTCTGCCAGCAGTTGCACTTGGGACAATTCCGATGGCAATAATTGCTCGAATGACACGTTCATCAATGTTAGAGGTATTGAAAAAAGATTATATAAGAACTGCTTATGCTAAAGGTCTAAAAAGAAAAATGGTTATTTTCAAACATGCACTTAAAAATGCAATGGTTCCAATTATTACCGTTGTTGGACTTCAGTTTGGAGTTCTACTTGGTGGAGCTGTAATGACTGAAACAATTTTTTCTTGGCCTGGTCTTGGTAAGTACCTTGTAGATGCAATATATGCTAGAGACTTTCCAATAGTACAGGGAGGAATCTTATTTTTTGCAGGAGTTTTTGTAATAGTGAATTTGATTGTCGATCTATCATATGCTTTAGTAGATCCACGGATTCAGTATGAGTAG
- a CDS encoding ABC transporter substrate-binding protein, which produces MRKITLTTFIILAVIMSVFVTGVMAQEQGGTLVFGRGGDTVGLDPIQVTDGESFKVTQQIYDTLVDYTPGGTEVEPALATDWEVSEDGLTWTFYLREGVEFHDGNPFNAEAVKWNFDRWRLEDHPYHIGGEFTYYSYMFQGFPGIIQEVNAVDEYTVEFILSEKQAPFLNNLAMVPFGISSPEAVKEYGEDYFKNPVGTGAYTLEEWRQGDRVILKANENYWRERAYLDEIVFRSIPDNSARFFELQAGTIDMMDGVSPEDVESVKESDEIKLSLRPSMNVGYFSMNFNVEPFDDVRVRRAFNHAIDKQAIIDAFYSGLAEPAKNPMPPSIWGYNDEIEPYEYNPEKAKELLAEAGLEDGFEFDLWYLPVPRPYIPQGKFIGQAIQSYLSEIGVNANLVTYDWSTYLDKTKKREAPTFMLGWTGDNGDPDNFIYVLLDQSNNRNAYANDELSEILLEAQKTMDQEKRVELYKEAQVIIHEDAPWVPLVHSTPPIALKNNIQNYIPNPTGTEKLHRVWLEE; this is translated from the coding sequence ATGAGAAAAATAACTTTAACAACTTTTATTATTTTAGCAGTGATTATGTCGGTTTTTGTTACAGGAGTAATGGCTCAAGAACAGGGTGGAACTTTAGTTTTTGGTCGCGGAGGAGATACAGTAGGGTTAGATCCGATTCAGGTTACTGATGGAGAATCATTTAAAGTAACACAGCAGATCTATGATACACTTGTTGATTACACACCAGGTGGTACAGAAGTAGAACCAGCTCTGGCAACTGACTGGGAAGTATCTGAAGATGGATTAACATGGACTTTTTATTTACGTGAAGGTGTAGAATTCCACGATGGAAATCCTTTTAATGCAGAAGCAGTAAAATGGAATTTTGATCGCTGGCGTTTAGAAGATCATCCTTACCATATTGGTGGAGAATTCACCTATTATAGTTATATGTTCCAGGGTTTCCCAGGAATTATTCAGGAGGTTAATGCAGTAGACGAATATACAGTAGAGTTTATTCTTTCTGAAAAACAGGCTCCTTTCTTAAATAATCTGGCTATGGTTCCTTTCGGGATTTCCAGTCCAGAAGCTGTAAAAGAATATGGAGAAGATTATTTTAAAAATCCTGTTGGAACTGGTGCTTATACTTTAGAAGAATGGCGTCAGGGAGACAGAGTTATCTTAAAAGCAAATGAAAATTATTGGAGAGAACGTGCTTATTTAGACGAAATTGTTTTCCGTTCAATTCCTGATAATTCAGCTCGATTCTTTGAATTACAGGCTGGAACAATCGATATGATGGATGGAGTAAGTCCGGAAGATGTTGAAAGTGTAAAAGAGTCTGATGAAATTAAGCTTTCATTAAGACCAAGTATGAATGTTGGTTACTTCTCTATGAACTTTAATGTAGAACCTTTTGATGATGTTAGAGTTAGAAGAGCATTTAACCACGCAATTGATAAGCAGGCAATTATTGATGCATTTTATTCTGGTTTAGCAGAACCTGCTAAGAATCCAATGCCACCTTCTATCTGGGGTTATAATGATGAAATAGAACCTTATGAATATAATCCAGAAAAAGCAAAAGAATTATTAGCAGAAGCAGGATTAGAAGATGGATTCGAATTTGATCTCTGGTATTTACCTGTGCCAAGACCATATATTCCACAGGGTAAATTCATTGGTCAGGCTATTCAAAGTTATTTAAGTGAAATTGGTGTAAATGCTAATCTGGTTACTTATGATTGGAGTACCTATTTAGATAAAACTAAAAAGAGAGAAGCTCCAACATTTATGTTAGGTTGGACAGGTGATAATGGTGATCCAGATAACTTTATTTATGTGCTTTTAGATCAGTCTAACAATAGAAATGCATATGCAAATGATGAACTGTCTGAAATTTTACTTGAAGCACAAAAAACTATGGATCAGGAAAAAAGAGTAGAACTTTATAAGGAAGCTCAGGTTATAATTCATGAAGACGCTCCCTGGGTACCTTTAGTTCATTCAACACCACCAATTGCATTGAAAAATAATATACAAAATTATATTCCTAACCCAACTGGTACAGAGAAGCTGCATAGAGTATGGTTGGAAGAATAG
- the coaBC gene encoding bifunctional phosphopantothenoylcysteine decarboxylase/phosphopantothenate--cysteine ligase CoaBC, which produces MSANIILGVTGGIAAYKSVQIASELTKLNHNVYTIMTESAAEFVSPLTFHSITHLPVESKLFSTTTTEVKHIGLADKADLLLVAPATANFIAKAAAGTADDLLTTVLLAAQAPIMVAPSMNVHMFENPIVQRNMKTLADLGYKIITPDTGYLACGYTGKGRLPAPKRFVEEVKRELAKKDLNNKKVIITAGPTRESLDPVRFLTNHSSGKMGYALAKAASYRGAEVKLISGPSELETPLGVDLTRIETAEEMKEEVFNEFENADIIIMAAAVSDYRPQEVSSQKIKKSDGDLVLKLERTTDILAELGKIKKPSQLLIGFAAETENLLENAQKKLREKQADYIIANDISNKNIAFGSDKNQVNILSEKDSIQLPLAEKEELAHKIFDYILN; this is translated from the coding sequence ATGTCTGCAAATATTATTTTAGGTGTAACAGGTGGAATAGCAGCTTATAAAAGTGTTCAAATAGCAAGTGAATTGACTAAATTAAATCATAATGTTTATACAATTATGACTGAGTCTGCAGCTGAATTTGTCAGTCCATTGACATTTCATTCTATTACACATTTACCAGTAGAAAGTAAATTATTTAGCACTACAACAACTGAGGTTAAGCATATTGGTTTAGCAGATAAAGCAGATTTACTTTTAGTTGCTCCTGCAACTGCTAATTTTATTGCTAAAGCCGCTGCTGGTACTGCAGATGATCTTTTAACAACAGTTCTTTTAGCAGCACAAGCACCAATTATGGTTGCACCTTCTATGAATGTGCATATGTTTGAAAATCCAATAGTTCAGAGAAATATGAAAACTTTAGCTGATCTTGGATATAAGATTATAACTCCTGATACTGGTTATTTAGCTTGTGGTTATACTGGAAAGGGAAGACTTCCAGCCCCCAAAAGATTTGTAGAAGAAGTAAAAAGAGAATTAGCTAAAAAAGATCTTAATAATAAAAAGGTTATTATAACAGCTGGCCCGACTAGAGAGTCTTTAGATCCAGTAAGGTTTTTAACAAATCACTCTAGCGGCAAAATGGGTTATGCTCTGGCTAAAGCTGCTTCTTATCGAGGTGCGGAAGTCAAATTAATTTCTGGCCCAAGTGAATTAGAGACTCCATTAGGCGTTGATCTGACAAGGATAGAGACTGCTGAAGAAATGAAAGAAGAAGTTTTTAATGAATTTGAAAATGCTGATATTATTATAATGGCAGCTGCTGTTTCAGATTATAGACCTCAAGAAGTTAGCAGTCAAAAAATCAAAAAGTCTGATGGTGATTTAGTTCTAAAATTAGAAAGAACGACTGATATTTTGGCTGAACTGGGTAAAATAAAAAAGCCGTCTCAGTTATTAATTGGCTTTGCAGCTGAAACTGAGAATCTATTAGAAAATGCTCAGAAAAAATTAAGGGAAAAGCAGGCCGATTATATTATTGCAAATGATATTAGTAATAAAAATATAGCTTTTGGTAGTGATAAAAACCAGGTTAATATTTTAAGTGAAAAGGATAGTATTCAACTGCCTTTAGCTGAAAAAGAAGAATTGGCTCATAAAATATTTGATTATATCTTAAATTAA
- the rpoZ gene encoding DNA-directed RNA polymerase subunit omega, translating to MITEPSAEQLVDKADSLFTVIILASKRARHLNENGPKLLENYRSEKLVSRSLEEIEKDKITYEKRMEAPE from the coding sequence ATGATTACTGAACCTTCTGCAGAACAATTAGTTGATAAAGCGGATAGTCTATTTACAGTTATTATCTTGGCTTCAAAAAGAGCAAGACACCTTAATGAAAATGGACCAAAATTATTAGAAAATTATAGAAGTGAAAAGTTAGTTTCTAGAAGTTTAGAGGAAATTGAAAAAGATAAAATAACTTATGAAAAGCGTATGGAAGCCCCAGAATAA
- the gmk gene encoding guanylate kinase, producing MAKGLLFVLSGPSGVGKNTVLDELFKDFDGVSYSVSATTRERRKGEVEGENYFFISEEKFKDIEADDGFIESAVVHGHYYGTPKKFVDKKLDDGEDIILEIDTQGAKQVREKYPEAVYIFLLPPSLEELENRLDKRGSENNKSKNIRLKNARQELKEVHNYDYEVINDNLSDTVKEIRKIILEEQKRRDSQ from the coding sequence ATGGCTAAAGGTTTATTATTTGTATTATCCGGACCATCCGGTGTGGGGAAAAATACAGTTTTAGATGAATTATTTAAAGATTTTGATGGGGTCTCATATTCTGTTTCTGCAACCACCCGCGAAAGAAGAAAAGGTGAAGTTGAGGGAGAGAATTATTTCTTTATTTCAGAGGAAAAATTTAAAGATATAGAAGCAGATGATGGATTTATTGAAAGTGCTGTTGTACATGGTCATTATTATGGGACACCAAAGAAATTTGTTGATAAAAAATTAGATGATGGTGAAGATATAATTTTAGAAATAGACACTCAGGGCGCAAAACAGGTTAGAGAAAAATATCCTGAGGCTGTATATATATTTTTGCTGCCACCATCTTTAGAGGAATTAGAAAATCGACTTGATAAAAGAGGATCTGAAAATAATAAAAGCAAAAATATACGCTTAAAAAATGCACGTCAGGAATTAAAAGAGGTACATAATTATGATTATGAAGTGATTAATGATAATTTATCTGATACCGTAAAAGAAATTAGGAAAATTATTTTAGAAGAACAAAAAAGGAGAGATTCTCAATGA
- the remA gene encoding extracellular matrix/biofilm regulator RemA, with protein sequence MDVNLVNIGFGNIIAANRVIAIVSPESAPIKRIIQEARERGMLIDATYGRRTRAVIITDSDHVVLSAIQPETVSHRLEDE encoded by the coding sequence ATGGATGTTAATTTAGTTAATATTGGTTTTGGTAATATTATTGCAGCAAATAGGGTGATTGCAATTGTAAGTCCAGAATCAGCACCTATAAAGAGAATTATTCAGGAAGCACGCGAAAGAGGCATGCTAATTGATGCTACTTATGGACGTCGCACTAGAGCAGTTATAATTACAGATAGTGACCATGTTGTATTATCTGCAATTCAACCAGAAACTGTCTCACACCGACTAGAAGATGAATAA
- a CDS encoding Rqc2 family fibronectin-binding protein, which translates to MAFDGIMLSALKDNLQGKILGARIEKAYQIEKKYLIIRLRNNSQNLELLISTDPQGARINLTEIDFDFPSYPPDFCMMLRKYLKNSYIQEIIQPEFERMIRINIEKRGKEYSLIAELMGKYSNVILLDDNEVVLDAMKRITEKQNSERQLYPGIKYQKPPAQDKLNPLDLKNKEEFRQIIEENFSQAAFRAVMYNFRGIGPYSAREIVYRAGIDPAENYNNLSDSNKNAIAESMLNLFSQFKKENYNPVIAVKDNEVDYISAFILKHRNPEDLKEFNDIDQMMDYYFKEFLKDKELKRSIRELNKVVNNYLNKNLKKQKKLKNQLEESKDAGKYKKMGELITANIYQINRGDKKVIVQDYYSDEQEKIEIKLDPSKSPSDNAQKYFKKYNKLKKSVKHLKREIAKLRHEEKYLKQVSMNIEQAESLDDLEEIEAELKEENYIKKQKQNNKRNKNKKLPPRKFISSDGYQILVGRNNKQNDRLTKKIANDGDIWLHTKVIAGSHVIIKRDTEAEVPEETLAQAAAIAAYFSKARESTNVPIDYTPVENVNKPKGAKPGLVYYDKYQTIYIDPADKIILKKLAAD; encoded by the coding sequence ATGGCCTTCGATGGAATAATGTTATCTGCACTTAAAGATAATTTGCAAGGTAAAATCTTAGGTGCCAGAATCGAAAAGGCTTATCAAATAGAAAAAAAATATTTAATTATTCGTTTAAGAAATAACAGCCAAAATTTAGAACTTCTTATTTCTACTGATCCACAAGGAGCCAGGATAAATTTAACTGAAATAGATTTTGACTTCCCCTCCTACCCACCTGATTTCTGTATGATGCTTCGTAAATATTTAAAAAACTCATACATTCAAGAAATAATTCAACCTGAGTTTGAAAGAATGATTAGAATAAATATTGAAAAAAGAGGCAAAGAATATAGCTTAATAGCAGAATTAATGGGTAAATACAGTAATGTAATTCTTTTAGATGATAACGAAGTAGTGTTAGATGCAATGAAAAGAATTACAGAAAAACAAAATTCTGAGCGACAGTTATATCCAGGAATTAAATATCAAAAACCTCCTGCCCAAGATAAACTTAACCCCTTAGACCTCAAAAACAAAGAAGAATTTAGACAGATTATTGAGGAAAATTTTTCTCAGGCAGCTTTTAGAGCAGTAATGTATAATTTTAGAGGTATCGGTCCTTATTCAGCTCGAGAAATTGTTTATAGAGCTGGAATTGATCCAGCTGAAAATTATAATAATTTATCTGATTCAAATAAAAATGCAATTGCAGAATCAATGCTCAATTTGTTTTCTCAATTTAAAAAAGAAAATTATAATCCAGTTATTGCTGTTAAAGATAATGAAGTTGACTATATTTCAGCTTTTATCTTAAAACACAGAAATCCAGAAGATCTAAAAGAATTTAATGATATTGATCAAATGATGGATTATTATTTTAAAGAGTTTTTAAAAGATAAGGAACTGAAACGCTCAATTAGAGAATTAAATAAAGTCGTCAATAATTATTTAAATAAAAACCTTAAAAAACAAAAAAAATTAAAAAACCAATTAGAAGAAAGTAAAGATGCAGGAAAATATAAAAAAATGGGAGAGTTGATTACTGCAAACATTTACCAGATTAATAGGGGTGATAAAAAAGTTATAGTTCAGGATTATTATAGTGATGAGCAAGAAAAAATTGAAATCAAACTTGACCCCTCAAAATCTCCTTCAGATAATGCTCAAAAATACTTTAAAAAATATAATAAATTGAAAAAAAGTGTTAAACACTTAAAAAGAGAAATAGCAAAACTCAGACATGAAGAAAAATATTTAAAACAAGTGAGTATGAATATAGAACAAGCTGAAAGTTTAGATGACTTAGAGGAAATTGAAGCGGAATTAAAAGAAGAAAATTATATAAAAAAACAAAAACAGAATAATAAAAGAAATAAAAACAAAAAACTTCCACCACGCAAATTCATTTCAAGTGATGGTTATCAAATTTTAGTTGGAAGAAATAATAAACAAAACGACAGATTAACAAAAAAAATTGCAAATGATGGTGATATCTGGCTGCATACTAAGGTAATAGCTGGCTCACATGTTATAATAAAGAGAGATACAGAAGCAGAAGTCCCAGAAGAAACTCTTGCACAGGCAGCTGCAATCGCCGCCTATTTTAGTAAAGCAAGAGAATCCACAAATGTACCCATCGATTATACACCTGTAGAAAATGTTAATAAACCGAAAGGTGCAAAACCAGGCCTTGTTTATTATGACAAGTATCAAACAATTTATATTGATCCTGCAGATAAAATAATATTAAAAAAATTAGCAGCAGATTAA
- the fusA gene encoding elongation factor G produces MSKITSKDIRNFCFISHGGAGKSTLTEMLLYNAGVIDQPGSVDKGNSHSDFSAVEKEHKHSVHNSYFNFEWHNKLFHFIDTPGYADFRSEVISALRMVESAVLLVDATAGIEVNTGYVWELAKKNDLAKAVFINKIDKEEADFDKVVDELRSTYDDSFAIVTIPYYEEGKFVGIIDLLDEKLYKSADGKPDAYPIPESEKERVEDYELKLTEEIVELKEDLMIKYLDGEKITIKELTKAFEEEVASEELVPVFAGSALENCGVGKFLDDLTKIFPSAAEVHSDHLVKSGEVLAPYPESEFSAQICKTMVDPYIGKLSIFRVFSGKLERDDLVYIPNIDEEIKVTKLYKLNGEDQDNVDNLTAGEIGAVAKLDELETSYTIRDPETGVYYHELEFPKPMYSRAAYPAEGVDEEKMAAALHRYSDSDPTFNVNYNKVTKELILDGMGTIHFTMIKEECQRKYDVDFTTQEPKVAYRETIQRKMDVEEKYKKQSGGRGQYGHVLMKVEPLPRGRGFEFEEEIFGGAIPGQYIPGVEKGVAEAKESGALANYPVVDFKVVLYDGSYHDVDSSEMAFKIAASKAFRKALAQGKCVLLEPIMSVKVTVPQDFMGDIMGDFNSRRGRIEGMEPQNGTQIIKAKVPEAEMFNYAVELKSITGGYGSFDMEFSHYDKVPGDISEKIIERANKESS; encoded by the coding sequence TTGAGTAAAATTACTAGTAAAGACATTAGAAATTTTTGCTTTATATCACATGGAGGTGCGGGTAAATCAACACTGACTGAAATGCTGCTTTATAATGCAGGAGTGATTGATCAACCAGGCAGTGTTGATAAAGGAAATTCACATTCCGATTTTAGTGCTGTAGAAAAGGAACATAAACATTCTGTTCATAATAGTTATTTTAATTTTGAATGGCATAATAAATTATTTCATTTTATTGATACTCCCGGCTATGCTGATTTCCGCAGTGAAGTAATTAGTGCTTTAAGAATGGTAGAAAGTGCAGTATTGCTGGTTGATGCAACAGCTGGTATAGAAGTTAATACAGGTTATGTCTGGGAATTAGCCAAGAAAAATGACCTGGCAAAAGCTGTATTTATTAATAAAATTGATAAAGAAGAAGCAGATTTTGATAAAGTTGTTGATGAACTAAGATCTACATATGACGATAGTTTTGCAATTGTAACTATTCCGTATTATGAAGAAGGTAAATTTGTTGGAATAATTGATTTGCTTGATGAAAAACTATATAAGTCTGCAGATGGAAAACCAGATGCATATCCGATTCCTGAATCAGAAAAAGAAAGAGTAGAAGATTATGAATTAAAGTTAACTGAGGAAATTGTAGAGTTAAAAGAAGATTTAATGATCAAATATCTTGATGGAGAAAAAATTACTATTAAAGAGTTGACTAAAGCTTTTGAGGAAGAAGTAGCAAGTGAAGAATTAGTCCCTGTTTTTGCTGGATCAGCTTTGGAAAATTGTGGTGTGGGTAAATTTTTAGATGATTTAACAAAAATATTCCCTTCAGCAGCTGAAGTACATTCAGATCATTTAGTCAAATCAGGAGAAGTTTTAGCTCCTTATCCAGAAAGTGAATTTAGCGCTCAAATTTGTAAAACTATGGTCGACCCTTATATTGGTAAATTATCAATCTTTAGAGTATTTTCTGGTAAATTAGAACGCGATGATTTAGTATATATTCCAAATATTGATGAAGAAATCAAAGTTACTAAACTTTATAAACTTAATGGTGAAGATCAGGATAATGTCGATAATCTAACAGCTGGTGAAATCGGTGCAGTGGCTAAATTAGATGAACTAGAGACATCTTATACAATCAGGGATCCCGAAACAGGTGTTTATTATCACGAATTAGAATTCCCAAAACCTATGTACAGCAGAGCAGCATATCCTGCCGAGGGAGTAGATGAAGAAAAAATGGCAGCAGCGTTACACCGCTACAGTGATTCTGATCCAACTTTTAATGTTAATTATAACAAAGTAACAAAAGAATTAATCTTAGATGGAATGGGAACAATTCACTTTACTATGATTAAAGAAGAATGTCAGCGGAAATATGATGTTGACTTTACCACTCAGGAGCCAAAAGTTGCTTATAGAGAAACTATTCAGCGCAAGATGGATGTTGAAGAAAAGTATAAAAAGCAATCAGGTGGGCGTGGTCAGTATGGTCATGTACTAATGAAAGTTGAACCACTTCCTCGAGGTAGAGGTTTTGAATTTGAGGAAGAAATTTTTGGTGGTGCAATTCCAGGCCAGTACATACCTGGTGTTGAAAAGGGAGTTGCTGAAGCTAAAGAATCTGGGGCATTGGCTAATTATCCAGTAGTTGACTTTAAAGTAGTTTTATATGATGGCTCTTATCATGACGTTGATTCTTCAGAAATGGCTTTTAAAATTGCAGCTTCTAAAGCCTTTAGAAAAGCTCTAGCTCAGGGTAAATGTGTTCTGTTAGAGCCAATTATGTCAGTTAAAGTTACAGTCCCCCAGGATTTTATGGGAGATATAATGGGTGATTTCAACTCTAGACGCGGTAGAATTGAGGGAATGGAACCTCAAAATGGAACCCAGATTATTAAAGCAAAGGTTCCAGAGGCAGAAATGTTTAATTATGCTGTTGAATTAAAATCTATAACGGGTGGATATGGTTCCTTCGATATGGAATTTTCTCATTATGATAAAGTACCAGGTGATATAAGTGAAAAAATTATAGAGAGAGCTAACAAAGAGAGTTCTTAA